The Nocardioides salarius genome includes a region encoding these proteins:
- a CDS encoding YetF domain-containing protein, translated as MDDLGYYLGLPLFGAVAIVVSTVVLYLAITTLLSHAGQRLYASPSSLDLAVVTVLGAIVGRSILGQVPTLSGGLLALATLLVVEGVAGRVRRSERMVARRRHRAVAVMVAGQVQRHELTRLGLDESGLWTELRAAGVRSPQEVAVAVVEPDGRFTVLRRGEDVHPSALTGVKHSGELLERLSAG; from the coding sequence ATGGACGACCTCGGCTACTACCTCGGCCTTCCCCTCTTCGGCGCTGTGGCGATCGTGGTGTCCACGGTCGTGCTCTACCTGGCGATCACCACGCTGCTCTCGCACGCCGGCCAGCGCCTCTACGCCTCGCCGTCGAGCCTCGACCTCGCGGTGGTCACGGTGCTGGGTGCGATCGTGGGCCGCTCGATCCTGGGCCAGGTGCCCACGCTCAGCGGTGGGCTGCTCGCGCTCGCGACCCTGCTGGTCGTCGAGGGCGTCGCCGGGCGGGTACGGCGCAGCGAGCGGATGGTCGCGCGCCGGCGGCACCGGGCGGTGGCGGTGATGGTGGCCGGGCAGGTGCAGCGCCACGAGCTGACCCGCCTCGGGCTCGACGAGTCGGGGCTGTGGACAGAGCTGCGCGCGGCCGGCGTGCGCTCGCCGCAGGAGGTGGCGGTCGCGGTGGTGGAACCCGACGGCCGGTTCACGGTGCTGCGCCGCGGCGAGGACGTGCATCCCTCCGCGCTGACCGGGGTGAAGCACTCCGGTGAACTCCTCGAGCGACTCTCCGCCGGCTGA